Proteins from one Embleya scabrispora genomic window:
- a CDS encoding S-adenosylmethionine:tRNA ribosyltransferase-isomerase, whose protein sequence is MTTATVHEATEPAEARGLARDGVRLLVHAGERVEHTVFRDLGRHLGAGDLLVVNTSATLPAAVDGYRADGSPVTAHFATRLDEETWILELRHTDGTPGPVAGVRRFEAVRFPGTGCGMALLLDPYPHEHTPQRLWKARITVPHARVETFLADRGRPISYAHVRERWPLTAYQTIFARDEGSAEMPSAGRPFTHELVVDLITRGVTVAPIVLHTGVSSQEVGEPPLREWFAVPESTAHQVRRARRVIAVGTTVTRALESAVGPDGEIAAASGWTDLMLGPDRPARVVDGVISGLHAPEATHLLLLEAVVGRAAVRRAYDAALAEEYLWHEFGDSSLLLP, encoded by the coding sequence GTGACCACCGCGACGGTGCACGAGGCGACCGAACCCGCCGAGGCCCGGGGACTCGCGCGGGACGGGGTCCGGCTGCTCGTACACGCGGGGGAGCGGGTCGAGCACACCGTCTTCCGCGACCTCGGACGGCACCTGGGAGCCGGCGACCTGCTCGTGGTGAACACCTCCGCGACGCTGCCCGCCGCGGTGGACGGCTACCGCGCCGACGGCTCGCCGGTCACCGCCCACTTCGCCACTCGGCTCGACGAGGAGACCTGGATCCTCGAACTGCGGCACACCGACGGCACGCCCGGGCCGGTGGCCGGGGTGCGCCGATTCGAGGCGGTGCGCTTCCCCGGCACCGGGTGCGGCATGGCGCTGCTCCTGGACCCGTATCCGCACGAGCACACCCCCCAGCGGTTGTGGAAGGCCCGGATCACCGTGCCGCACGCCCGGGTCGAAACCTTCCTGGCCGACCGCGGCCGACCGATCAGTTACGCCCACGTGCGCGAGCGCTGGCCGCTGACGGCGTATCAGACCATCTTCGCCCGGGACGAGGGCAGCGCCGAGATGCCCAGCGCCGGGCGGCCGTTCACCCACGAGTTGGTGGTCGACCTGATCACCCGCGGGGTCACCGTCGCGCCGATCGTGCTGCACACCGGGGTGTCCTCCCAGGAGGTCGGCGAGCCGCCGCTGCGCGAGTGGTTCGCCGTCCCGGAGAGCACCGCGCACCAGGTGCGCCGCGCCCGCCGGGTGATCGCGGTGGGCACCACGGTGACCCGGGCCCTGGAGTCGGCGGTGGGCCCCGACGGCGAGATCGCGGCCGCGAGCGGCTGGACCGACCTGATGCTCGGCCCGGACCGGCCGGCCCGGGTGGTCGACGGCGTGATCAGCGGTCTGCACGCGCCCGAGGCCACCCATCTGCTGCTCCTGGAGGCGGTGGTGGGCCGGGCAGCGGTGCGCAGGGCCTACGACGCGGCGCTGGCCGAGGAGTACCTGTGGCACGAGTTCGGGGACAGTTCGCTGCTGCTGCCCTGA
- a CDS encoding DUF6629 family protein produces the protein MCWSAGADLVMGSAITAVGIASVASVRRINDLPMALLPVILGAHQLVEAVVWQGETGDVSAGTAEIAREAWAVIAFPLLPAFVPLAVLAAQWPLARGRERVRATFFIVLGLVVAGALGHALVSRPVDAEICGNTVRYSVGIPGAPWVIAGYLVATLGSLLLARDRLLRFLGLVCAVGAAITMRLWFHAFASTWCAVAAAASVIVLWWVRSRRPAPPGSAGSSPGPVSELVR, from the coding sequence GTGTGTTGGAGCGCCGGTGCGGATCTGGTGATGGGCAGTGCCATCACGGCGGTCGGCATAGCGAGCGTCGCCTCCGTGCGACGGATCAACGATCTGCCGATGGCGCTGCTGCCGGTCATCCTGGGCGCCCATCAGCTCGTCGAGGCGGTGGTGTGGCAGGGCGAGACGGGTGACGTGTCGGCGGGTACCGCCGAGATCGCGCGCGAGGCCTGGGCGGTGATCGCCTTTCCGCTGTTGCCCGCCTTCGTCCCGCTCGCGGTGCTGGCCGCCCAGTGGCCGCTCGCCCGGGGTCGGGAGCGGGTCCGGGCGACGTTCTTCATCGTGCTCGGCCTGGTGGTCGCGGGCGCCCTCGGGCACGCGCTCGTCTCGCGCCCGGTCGACGCCGAGATCTGCGGGAACACCGTGCGCTACTCGGTGGGCATCCCCGGCGCGCCGTGGGTGATCGCCGGCTATCTGGTCGCGACCCTCGGCTCGTTGTTGTTGGCCCGGGACCGACTGTTGCGGTTTTTGGGCCTGGTCTGCGCCGTAGGTGCGGCGATCACCATGCGCCTGTGGTTCCACGCGTTCGCGTCCACGTGGTGCGCGGTCGCGGCCGCGGCGAGCGTGATCGTGTTGTGGTGGGTACGCTCCCGGCGCCCCGCCCCACCGGGGAGCGCGGGCTCGTCGCCCGGGCCCGTGTCCGAGCTGGTGCGCTGA
- a CDS encoding L,D-transpeptidase gives MTGITQRVGVAAFVAATLLLTGACSKDDAKKSADPAKAAGENRSAPAEPAVVTLTPVDKATGVDPGAPVKIAVGGGKVSEVKVTNASGETVDGALSGDSWKPKVPFMYGGKYTVTATATNAENKPTTANAAFTVLNPTQAATATFMPDADATVGVGQPVSITFDQPVKNRKAVQEAIKVTATPAVEGAWHWFGNSRVDWRPKEYWPTGTQVKVDLNLRGVDLGGGVMSKQFKSFGFKIADTKRIAVVDANAHTMTVSENDQVVKTIPITAGEDPKYTTWNGIMVMEERYPTLDMNSQTVGLGNEYDQKAVPYAMRITESGTFLHANTWTTVNPFGNANTSHGCVSMTLENAKWMYERSIRGDIVQVKGNDEKPVAADNGYGAWNLTWEQWTAGN, from the coding sequence ATGACCGGTATCACCCAGCGTGTCGGGGTCGCCGCGTTCGTCGCGGCGACCTTGTTGTTGACCGGAGCCTGTTCCAAGGACGACGCGAAGAAGTCGGCCGACCCGGCGAAGGCGGCGGGCGAGAACCGGTCCGCCCCGGCCGAGCCCGCCGTGGTCACCCTGACCCCCGTGGACAAGGCCACCGGTGTCGATCCGGGCGCACCGGTCAAGATCGCGGTCGGCGGCGGCAAGGTGTCCGAGGTCAAGGTGACCAACGCGAGCGGCGAGACGGTCGACGGCGCGCTGAGCGGCGACTCCTGGAAGCCGAAGGTGCCGTTCATGTACGGCGGCAAGTACACGGTCACCGCCACCGCCACCAACGCGGAGAACAAGCCGACCACCGCCAACGCGGCGTTCACCGTGCTCAATCCGACGCAGGCGGCCACCGCCACCTTCATGCCGGACGCGGACGCCACGGTCGGCGTGGGCCAGCCGGTGTCGATCACCTTCGACCAGCCGGTGAAGAACCGCAAGGCGGTGCAGGAGGCGATCAAGGTCACCGCCACGCCCGCCGTCGAGGGCGCCTGGCACTGGTTCGGCAACTCGCGGGTGGACTGGCGGCCGAAGGAGTACTGGCCGACCGGCACCCAGGTGAAGGTGGACCTCAACCTGCGCGGCGTGGACCTCGGCGGCGGGGTGATGTCCAAGCAGTTCAAGAGCTTCGGCTTCAAGATCGCGGACACCAAGCGCATCGCCGTGGTGGACGCCAACGCGCACACGATGACCGTCTCCGAGAACGACCAGGTGGTCAAGACGATCCCGATCACCGCGGGCGAGGACCCCAAGTACACGACGTGGAACGGGATCATGGTGATGGAGGAGCGTTACCCCACGCTCGACATGAACTCGCAGACCGTGGGCCTGGGCAACGAGTACGACCAAAAGGCCGTGCCGTACGCGATGCGGATCACCGAGTCGGGCACGTTCCTGCACGCCAACACGTGGACCACGGTCAACCCGTTCGGCAACGCCAACACCAGCCACGGCTGCGTCTCGATGACGCTGGAGAACGCCAAGTGGATGTACGAGCGTTCGATCCGCGGGGACATCGTGCAGGTCAAGGGCAACGACGAGAAGCCGGTGGCGGCCGACAACGGCTACGGCGCGTGGAACCTGACCTGGGAGCAGTGGACGGCCGGCAACTGA
- a CDS encoding L,D-transpeptidase encodes MRRRTVPAVLIAGAILFTGACGLLGGDDKGDKTSNAGSESKVTPGASGGTPGTESGQPPEPAKGAAPQVTMTPEDGATGVDLADPLTFAIEGGKVSAVKVTNARGEQVDGTLSPDGKSWKPKVPFTPGGQYTVSTTATNADNQPTTISTRFTTQTLGKEVTASIFPDGGTVGVGQPVSVRFDRPITNKAEAEKAMKVTASPAVSGAWHWFGNTRVEWRPKDYWKAGTKVKVDLNLRGADLGGGAGSKQYKSFNFAIGSVARISTVDVASKTMTTTENGKVVRTTKVTTGESPKYDTWGGVMVVMEKYEKTRMNSATVGLGKEYDIADVPWAVRITTSGTFVHGNYWYDKANPPFGRANTSHGCVSMTPEDAKWFYDHADRGDVVKVVNSKERAVAPDNGYGAWNLSWSQWLAGSATKE; translated from the coding sequence ATGCGACGGCGCACCGTTCCGGCCGTTCTGATCGCCGGCGCGATCCTGTTCACGGGGGCCTGCGGGCTACTGGGCGGCGACGACAAGGGCGACAAGACGAGCAACGCGGGCAGCGAGTCCAAGGTCACGCCCGGCGCGTCCGGCGGCACCCCGGGCACCGAGTCCGGTCAACCCCCCGAGCCGGCCAAGGGGGCAGCGCCGCAGGTGACCATGACGCCCGAGGACGGCGCCACCGGCGTCGACCTCGCCGATCCGCTGACCTTCGCGATCGAGGGCGGCAAGGTCTCCGCGGTCAAGGTGACCAACGCGAGGGGCGAACAGGTCGACGGCACCCTGTCGCCCGACGGCAAGTCCTGGAAGCCGAAGGTCCCGTTCACCCCCGGCGGCCAGTACACGGTGAGCACCACCGCCACCAACGCGGACAACCAGCCGACCACCATCTCCACCAGGTTCACCACCCAGACGCTGGGCAAGGAGGTGACGGCCTCGATCTTCCCCGACGGTGGGACGGTCGGCGTCGGTCAGCCCGTCTCGGTGCGCTTCGACCGGCCGATCACCAACAAGGCCGAGGCGGAGAAGGCGATGAAGGTCACCGCGTCGCCCGCGGTGTCCGGCGCGTGGCACTGGTTCGGCAACACCCGGGTGGAGTGGCGGCCCAAGGATTATTGGAAGGCCGGCACCAAGGTGAAGGTCGACCTCAACCTGCGCGGCGCCGATCTCGGCGGTGGCGCGGGCTCCAAGCAGTACAAGAGCTTCAACTTCGCGATCGGCAGCGTGGCGCGGATCTCCACCGTCGACGTGGCGAGCAAGACGATGACCACCACCGAGAATGGCAAGGTGGTCAGGACCACCAAGGTCACCACCGGCGAGTCCCCCAAGTACGACACCTGGGGCGGCGTGATGGTGGTGATGGAGAAGTACGAGAAGACCCGGATGAACTCGGCGACCGTGGGTCTGGGCAAGGAGTACGACATCGCGGACGTCCCGTGGGCCGTCCGGATCACCACCTCGGGCACCTTCGTGCACGGCAACTACTGGTACGACAAGGCCAATCCGCCGTTCGGCCGGGCCAACACCAGCCACGGCTGCGTGAGCATGACGCCCGAGGACGCCAAGTGGTTCTACGACCACGCCGATCGCGGCGACGTGGTCAAGGTGGTCAACTCCAAGGAGCGCGCGGTCGCGCCCGACAACGGCTACGGCGCGTGGAACCTGAGCTGGTCCCAGTGGTTGGCCGGCAGCGCGACCAAGGAGTGA
- a CDS encoding sensor histidine kinase yields MSAVDMPPRARSERPPMGRPLLAFAVVSICTAGAVVWAVSAVGSKHRTTVAVGGVAVALALAIAVAATLYAIGTAELLRARVATLEGDAARWNDANRDRMSAFQAEATRVADQTLPALVALLRDGASVETALAGVPTPQHEALERMLTTVAREVGQGERMRAAAMSACANAAGRVQALSTSMLADLREMENRHGEEVFGDLLRLDHSTAQAGRLADSIAVLTGARSGRRWTKPIVMESILRGAVGRISAYQRVRVHSTSEAAVAGYAAEGVMHALAELMDNATKFSPPSEQVHVYVEDVPAGVVVTVEDGGLVMGEFALRRAEQAVSAEALDLTTLSGTRLGLAVVGCLARKHGLTVSFRPSSRGGTGVVVMIPRQLVGEIRPEPRKRAAPEVRSGRAHPVEAAPVARAITEAPAAPATPAAPVAPAVPTAPATPSAPSVFEPVAGQGTEPAPAPTLSPLAKRRPGQTLAAATRAAERAESRSDAGSRETKPRPAPGARFGAFRQAVQGERPGRDVTASPDDKS; encoded by the coding sequence ATGTCAGCAGTAGACATGCCCCCTCGCGCCCGGTCCGAACGACCCCCGATGGGGCGGCCACTGCTCGCCTTCGCGGTCGTGTCGATCTGTACCGCAGGCGCGGTCGTGTGGGCGGTGTCGGCCGTCGGCTCGAAGCATCGCACCACCGTCGCGGTGGGCGGCGTGGCGGTCGCGCTGGCGTTGGCCATCGCGGTCGCGGCCACCCTCTACGCGATCGGCACCGCAGAACTGTTGCGCGCCAGGGTCGCCACGTTGGAGGGTGACGCGGCCCGCTGGAACGACGCCAACCGGGACCGGATGTCCGCGTTCCAGGCCGAGGCGACCCGGGTCGCCGACCAGACGTTGCCCGCCCTGGTGGCACTGCTGCGCGACGGCGCGTCGGTGGAGACCGCCCTGGCCGGTGTACCCACGCCGCAACACGAGGCGCTGGAGCGGATGTTGACCACCGTGGCCCGCGAGGTGGGCCAGGGCGAACGGATGCGTGCCGCCGCGATGTCGGCGTGCGCGAACGCTGCCGGCCGGGTGCAGGCGTTGTCCACCAGCATGCTCGCCGACCTGCGCGAGATGGAGAACCGGCACGGCGAGGAGGTCTTCGGAGACCTGCTCCGGCTCGACCACAGCACCGCTCAGGCGGGCCGGCTCGCGGACAGCATCGCGGTGCTCACCGGCGCGCGTTCGGGGCGGCGCTGGACCAAGCCGATCGTGATGGAGAGCATCCTGCGCGGCGCGGTCGGCCGGATCAGTGCCTACCAGCGGGTGCGGGTGCACTCCACCAGCGAGGCGGCGGTGGCCGGCTACGCGGCCGAGGGCGTGATGCACGCGCTGGCCGAACTGATGGACAACGCGACCAAGTTCTCGCCGCCCTCCGAGCAGGTGCACGTCTATGTCGAGGACGTGCCGGCGGGCGTCGTGGTCACGGTGGAGGACGGCGGCCTGGTGATGGGCGAGTTCGCCCTGCGGCGGGCGGAACAGGCGGTCTCGGCGGAGGCGTTGGACCTGACCACGCTCTCCGGGACGCGTCTGGGGCTGGCCGTGGTGGGTTGTCTGGCCCGCAAGCACGGGCTGACCGTGTCCTTCCGGCCGTCCTCGCGCGGCGGTACCGGCGTCGTGGTGATGATTCCGCGGCAGTTGGTCGGCGAGATCCGGCCCGAGCCGCGCAAGCGGGCCGCGCCCGAGGTGCGTTCGGGGCGGGCGCATCCCGTGGAGGCGGCGCCGGTGGCCCGCGCGATCACGGAGGCTCCCGCGGCACCCGCGACTCCTGCGGCACCTGTGGCACCGGCGGTACCCACGGCACCCGCGACTCCCTCGGCGCCCTCGGTGTTCGAGCCGGTGGCCGGGCAGGGGACCGAGCCGGCGCCCGCACCCACGCTGTCCCCACTGGCCAAGCGCCGCCCCGGACAGACCCTGGCCGCCGCGACCAGGGCGGCCGAGCGGGCCGAGTCGCGCTCGGACGCCGGTTCCCGCGAGACCAAACCGCGCCCCGCGCCCGGGGCCCGCTTCGGCGCGTTCCGCCAGGCGGTACAGGGCGAACGACCGGGTCGGGACGTGACGGCGTCCCCCGACGACAAGTCCTGA
- a CDS encoding roadblock/LC7 domain-containing protein — protein MSATAHGTEAQRIDPQRRSERDLDWLLESLIERTPGTRHSLVLSKDGLKLCRTGGLTIDQADQLAAIASGIQSLSHGASIEFGDGSGGVRQSMTEFHGGILFIVEAGEGAHLAVIADDDADAGVVGHNMNELVEQIGEYLSTPARNFDEGGRSA, from the coding sequence ATGAGCGCAACAGCACACGGCACCGAAGCGCAGCGGATCGACCCGCAACGGCGCTCCGAGCGCGATCTCGACTGGCTCCTGGAGAGCCTGATCGAGCGCACCCCGGGCACGCGGCACTCGCTGGTGTTGTCCAAGGACGGCTTGAAGCTGTGCCGTACCGGCGGGCTCACGATCGACCAGGCCGACCAACTCGCCGCCATAGCGTCCGGCATCCAGAGCCTGTCGCACGGCGCGTCGATCGAGTTCGGCGACGGCAGCGGCGGCGTGCGCCAGTCGATGACCGAGTTCCACGGCGGCATCCTGTTCATCGTCGAGGCCGGCGAGGGCGCCCACCTCGCGGTGATCGCGGACGACGACGCGGACGCCGGCGTGGTGGGCCACAACATGAACGAGTTGGTCGAGCAGATCGGCGAGTATCTGAGCACACCGGCTCGGAACTTCGACGAAGGCGGCCGATCGGCATGA
- a CDS encoding DUF742 domain-containing protein, translated as MIRRPVDSGDPDRLYTVTNGRTRADEDAFDLVTLIVSECEPTPGMQSEHVRILRMCDRPTAVVEIAAELGLPVGVVKILLCDLLDTGRITARHPRLSPRRAQLPDTEILKQVLVGLHNL; from the coding sequence ATGATCCGGCGGCCAGTCGACAGCGGCGATCCGGACCGGCTGTACACGGTCACCAACGGTCGAACGCGCGCCGACGAGGACGCGTTCGACCTGGTCACCCTGATCGTCAGCGAGTGCGAACCCACGCCGGGCATGCAGTCCGAGCACGTGCGGATCCTGCGGATGTGCGATCGACCGACCGCCGTGGTGGAGATCGCCGCCGAACTGGGCCTGCCCGTGGGCGTGGTGAAGATCCTGCTCTGCGACCTGCTCGACACGGGGCGAATCACCGCGCGGCACCCGCGCCTGTCCCCGCGCCGGGCGCAACTACCCGATACCGAGATCCTGAAGCAGGTGCTCGTTGGACTCCACAACCTCTGA
- a CDS encoding GTP-binding protein, translating to MDSTTSELAASAPAVRTPLASTASDGLKIAIVGGFGVGKTTMVRSVSEIRPLNTEETMTRAGVGIDDARGADGKTTTTVAFDFGRISLNDEMVLYLFGAPGQERFWFLWDRLFSGTLGAVVLVDPRRLEDSWYAIDRLEHHGMPFVLARNNFGPPEHTLEEVRDALSLPPEIPMVDCDARSRESSKAVLIALVNHLYTLSFAREHAL from the coding sequence TTGGACTCCACAACCTCTGAGCTCGCCGCGTCCGCGCCGGCCGTGCGTACCCCCCTGGCGAGCACCGCGAGCGACGGGCTCAAGATCGCCATCGTGGGCGGGTTCGGCGTCGGCAAGACGACGATGGTGCGCTCGGTGAGCGAGATACGTCCGCTCAACACCGAGGAGACGATGACCCGGGCGGGTGTGGGCATCGACGACGCACGCGGCGCGGACGGCAAGACCACCACCACGGTCGCCTTCGACTTCGGTCGGATCTCGCTCAACGACGAGATGGTGCTGTACCTGTTCGGCGCCCCCGGGCAGGAGCGCTTCTGGTTCCTGTGGGACCGGCTGTTCTCGGGCACGCTCGGCGCGGTCGTGCTGGTCGACCCCAGGCGGCTCGAGGACTCGTGGTACGCGATCGACCGGCTGGAGCACCACGGCATGCCGTTCGTCCTGGCCCGCAACAACTTCGGGCCGCCCGAGCACACGCTGGAGGAGGTGCGCGACGCGCTGTCCCTGCCGCCGGAGATCCCGATGGTCGACTGCGACGCGCGCAGCCGGGAGTCCAGCAAGGCCGTGCTGATCGCGCTGGTGAACCACCTCTACACGTTGTCCTTCGCCCGGGAGCACGCCCTGTGA
- a CDS encoding cytochrome P450, with protein MTTPSDLNDPNAPAPPQGCPAHAGGGPALDPSHEGAARLSGPGLWQDPHGMYRKLRQEYGSVAPILLDGDIPAWFVLGYREVHHVTANDQMFARDSRRWHAWDRIPPDWPLMPFVGYQPSVMFTEGPEHRRRAGAISDALAAVDQFELRAQAERIADRLVDDFAGVGEAELMADYAHRLPSLVVARLFGLPEEETPDLVRDLAGSLDGGEGAVEAYLRVRDTMARLLRRKRERPGADVPSRLLVHPAELAEEELIQDMLVVMAAAQQPTANWIGNTLRLMLTDDRFALTLSGGRRSVGQALNEVLWEDTPTQNFIGRWAVRSTVLGGQKIKAGDLLVLGLSAANTDPQVRPDSHAGAAGNSAHMSFSHGEHRCPYPAPELAEVIARAAIEVLLDRLPDVHLSVPTRELVWRDSVWMRGLENLPVEFTPAYVG; from the coding sequence GTGACCACGCCTTCGGACCTCAACGACCCGAACGCCCCGGCTCCGCCGCAGGGTTGCCCCGCGCACGCGGGCGGCGGGCCGGCCCTCGACCCCTCGCACGAGGGCGCCGCGCGGTTGTCCGGCCCGGGGTTGTGGCAGGACCCGCACGGGATGTATCGCAAACTACGCCAGGAGTACGGCTCGGTGGCGCCGATCCTGCTCGACGGCGACATCCCCGCGTGGTTCGTGCTCGGCTACCGCGAGGTGCACCACGTCACGGCGAACGACCAGATGTTCGCCCGCGACTCGCGGCGCTGGCACGCGTGGGACCGGATCCCGCCGGACTGGCCGCTGATGCCGTTCGTCGGCTATCAGCCGTCGGTGATGTTCACCGAAGGGCCCGAGCACCGGCGCCGGGCCGGGGCGATCAGCGACGCGCTCGCGGCGGTGGACCAGTTCGAACTGCGCGCCCAGGCCGAGCGGATCGCGGACCGGCTGGTCGACGACTTCGCCGGGGTGGGCGAGGCCGAGTTGATGGCGGACTACGCGCACCGGCTGCCCTCGCTGGTGGTGGCCCGGCTGTTCGGGCTGCCCGAGGAGGAGACTCCGGATCTGGTCCGGGACCTGGCCGGCTCGTTGGACGGCGGCGAGGGCGCGGTGGAGGCGTACCTGCGGGTGCGGGACACGATGGCCCGACTGTTGCGGCGCAAGCGCGAACGCCCCGGCGCCGACGTGCCGTCGCGGTTGCTGGTGCACCCGGCCGAGTTGGCCGAGGAGGAACTGATCCAGGACATGCTCGTGGTGATGGCCGCCGCCCAGCAGCCCACCGCGAACTGGATCGGCAACACGCTGCGGCTGATGCTGACCGACGACCGGTTCGCGCTGACCCTGTCCGGCGGCCGGCGCAGCGTCGGACAGGCGCTGAACGAGGTGTTGTGGGAGGACACCCCGACGCAGAACTTCATCGGCCGCTGGGCGGTGCGCTCGACGGTGCTCGGAGGGCAGAAGATCAAGGCCGGCGACCTGCTGGTGCTCGGGCTGTCCGCGGCCAACACCGACCCGCAGGTGCGGCCCGACTCGCACGCCGGCGCGGCGGGGAACAGCGCGCACATGTCGTTCAGCCACGGCGAGCACCGCTGCCCGTACCCGGCGCCCGAGTTGGCCGAGGTGATCGCCCGGGCGGCGATCGAGGTGCTGCTCGACCGGCTGCCCGACGTCCACCTGTCGGTGCCCACCCGGGAGCTGGTCTGGCGCGACTCGGTGTGGATGCGCGGTCTGGAGAACCTTCCGGTCGAGTTCACCCCGGCGTACGTGGGGTGA
- a CDS encoding cytochrome P450 — MTALDVPDILSPEFAADPYPLYRSMRDEHPLLWHEGMQSWIISRYADLERAFKEPVFTTDNYDWQLEPVHGRTILQMSGREHAVRRALVAPAFRGNTLQETFMPVIERNARQLVDTFRARGSVDLVPEFAQRFPVNVIADMLGLDQADHERFQGWYTSVIAFLGNLSQDPGVAAAGLRTRDEFAAYMLPLIAERRANPGDDLLSTLCRAEIDGTRMSDEDIKAFCSLLLAAGGETTDKAIASLFKNLLEHPDQLAAVRADRSLIPRAFAETLRYSPPVHMIMRQPAEDVELTGGVVPAGSTLTCLIGAANRDDRRYAHPDRFDIFREDLTARTAFSAAADHLSFALGRHFCVGALLAVAEVEVGTNQLLDAMPDLAFAPGFAPTERGVFTRGPVALPVTFTPTA, encoded by the coding sequence ATGACCGCTCTGGATGTGCCCGACATACTTTCGCCCGAGTTCGCGGCCGATCCGTATCCCCTCTACCGGAGCATGCGGGACGAACACCCGCTGCTGTGGCACGAAGGCATGCAGAGTTGGATCATCTCGCGCTACGCGGACCTCGAACGGGCTTTCAAGGAGCCGGTGTTCACCACCGACAACTACGACTGGCAGTTGGAGCCAGTGCACGGGCGCACCATCCTGCAGATGAGCGGGCGCGAACACGCGGTGCGGCGCGCGCTGGTGGCGCCCGCGTTTCGCGGAAACACGCTTCAGGAAACGTTCATGCCGGTGATCGAGCGCAACGCCCGACAACTGGTGGACACCTTCCGCGCGCGCGGATCGGTGGACCTGGTACCGGAGTTCGCGCAGCGCTTCCCGGTCAACGTGATCGCCGACATGCTCGGCCTGGACCAGGCCGACCACGAGCGGTTCCAGGGCTGGTACACCTCGGTCATCGCGTTCCTGGGCAATCTGAGCCAGGACCCCGGTGTGGCCGCCGCCGGGCTGCGCACCCGGGACGAGTTCGCCGCGTACATGCTGCCGCTGATCGCCGAGCGGCGGGCGAATCCCGGAGACGATCTGCTGTCCACGCTGTGCCGGGCGGAGATCGACGGCACCCGAATGAGCGACGAGGACATCAAGGCGTTCTGCAGCCTGCTGCTCGCCGCCGGCGGCGAGACGACGGACAAGGCGATCGCGAGCCTGTTCAAGAACCTGCTCGAACACCCCGACCAACTCGCCGCGGTGCGCGCGGACCGCTCACTGATCCCGCGGGCGTTCGCCGAGACGCTGCGCTACTCGCCGCCGGTGCACATGATCATGCGCCAACCCGCCGAGGACGTCGAACTCACCGGTGGAGTGGTGCCCGCGGGCAGCACGCTCACCTGCCTGATCGGCGCGGCGAACCGGGACGACCGGCGCTACGCGCACCCCGACCGGTTCGACATCTTCCGCGAGGACCTGACCGCCAGGACGGCGTTCTCCGCGGCGGCCGACCACCTGTCCTTCGCGCTCGGCCGGCACTTCTGCGTCGGCGCGCTGCTCGCGGTGGCCGAGGTCGAGGTGGGCACCAACCAACTCCTGGACGCGATGCCCGACCTGGCCTTCGCGCCGGGCTTCGCACCCACCGAGAGGGGCGTGTTCACCCGCGGCCCGGTCGCGCTGCCGGTCACCTTCACCCCCACGGCCTGA
- a CDS encoding helix-turn-helix transcriptional regulator, with protein MAMRQGAGPSSGNVRLKALRHSHGWVSQQQLADAFEKKALECGLRLGVSVRQVRRWESAEPPWPTPDYQQVLQALFERPLTDLGFTPPWQAELTAEYGEGYAEGFTEGYPEPQPALEQPAPPPSLPAPAREAGWAPELPEPTAYGEARVRRQPPPPGSSPLGGAMALPARTAPPSPGRTAPPAAPGRTPPPPGRHVPPPRSGPVPPPGPVPPPGITPPPGPVPRPASRPCRPRRRRSRTAPPWSTAGGWRAIGPVTCRFGHRYG; from the coding sequence ATGGCCATGCGGCAGGGGGCCGGTCCTTCGTCCGGGAATGTCCGGCTCAAGGCCCTGCGGCACTCGCATGGCTGGGTTTCCCAGCAACAATTGGCCGACGCGTTCGAGAAGAAGGCGCTCGAATGCGGTCTCCGCCTCGGGGTGAGCGTGCGGCAGGTGCGCCGGTGGGAAAGCGCCGAGCCGCCCTGGCCGACCCCCGATTATCAGCAGGTCCTACAGGCTTTGTTCGAGCGACCGCTGACCGATCTCGGGTTCACCCCGCCGTGGCAGGCGGAGCTGACGGCGGAGTACGGCGAGGGTTATGCCGAGGGGTTCACCGAGGGCTACCCCGAGCCGCAGCCCGCGCTCGAGCAACCGGCGCCGCCGCCGAGTCTTCCCGCGCCCGCCCGCGAAGCCGGGTGGGCGCCGGAGCTTCCGGAGCCGACCGCCTACGGCGAGGCCCGGGTACGCCGACAACCACCGCCGCCGGGCAGCAGCCCGCTCGGGGGGGCGATGGCGCTGCCCGCCCGCACCGCACCCCCGTCGCCCGGCCGCACCGCGCCGCCGGCCGCCCCGGGCCGGACGCCGCCCCCACCCGGCCGGCACGTGCCGCCGCCGCGATCCGGCCCGGTGCCGCCGCCGGGGCCCGTACCGCCGCCCGGCATCACGCCCCCGCCCGGCCCGGTGCCCCGCCCGGCCTCGCGTCCGTGCCGGCCCAGGCGCCGCCGTTCGAGGACGGCCCCACCGTGGTCGACGGCCGGCGGCTGGAGGGCGATCGGCCCCGTGACCTGCCGGTTCGGCCACCGCTACGGGTGA